One genomic window of Sardina pilchardus chromosome 15, fSarPil1.1, whole genome shotgun sequence includes the following:
- the LOC134102313 gene encoding coxsackievirus and adenovirus receptor homolog, translating to MLTGEFSSAVWINSTDKKLLEKAVGGSATLDCQFTLAPDDFGNLEIEWTRLSKPGLTPDSEIIVYSAGQIYDHYYEPLKDRVHFTSMDPRSGDGSINLLLLTPSDSGTYRCQVKKVPGIQRITTILRVMQAPSKPSCHLKGTAEVGGNVVLHCNAVEGAIPIDYNWQRTTEPYALPSPARLDVTAGTFHILGAKETDSGTYQCTARNRVGMENCILDLKIVHPSMVGMISGTVAGILVVLAVITFIVYRRYKCKDDLVEEDTANDIREDASPPKHRKLVTESTV from the coding sequence ATGCTGACCGGCGAATTTAGCAGCGCCGTCTGGATCAACTCGACGGACAAGAAACTCCTGGAGAAGGCGGTTGGAGGAAGCGCGACACTGGACTGCCAATTCACCCTGGCCCCGGATGACTTTGGAAATCTGGAAATCGAGTGGACTCGGCTCTCTAAACCTGGCCTAACACCGGACTCTGAAATCATTGTGTATTCCGCCGGGCAGATCTACGATCACTACTACGAGCCTCTCAAAGACAGGGTCCACTTCACTTCCATGGATCCAAGGAGCGGAGATGGCTCCATTAACCTGCTACTGCTGACACCCTCAGATTCTGGGACTTACAGGTGCCAAGTGAAGAAGGTCCCTGGTATCCAGAGAATTACGACCATCCTCCGGGTGATGCAGGCTCCCTCCAAGCCAAGTTGTCACTTAAAGGGCACTGCAGAGGTGGGCGGTAATGTGGTGCTGCACTGCAATGCCGTGGAAGGTGCTATCCCCATCGACTACAACTGGCAGAGAACCACCGAACCCTATGCGCTACCATCGCCTGCCCGTTTAGATGTTACTGCTGGCACGTTCCACATTCTCGGGGCAAAAGAGACTGACTCAGGGACCTATCAGTGCACTGCCAGGAACCGGGTTGGAATGGAGAACTGTATTTTGGATCTGAAGATTGTTCATCCTTCCATGGTTGGCATGATTTCAGGAACAGTAGCAGGCATCCTCGTGGTCCTGGCTGTGATTACCTTCATTGTCTACCGCCGCTACAAGTGCAAGGACGATTTGGTGGAAGAAGACACTGCAAATGACATCAGAGAGGATGCAAGTCCTCCAAAACACAGAAAATTAGTCACCGAAAGCACTGTGTAA